From one Solanum stenotomum isolate F172 chromosome 12, ASM1918654v1, whole genome shotgun sequence genomic stretch:
- the LOC125849030 gene encoding uncharacterized protein LOC125849030 isoform X1 yields MKRNWVVLFLVVFLLLIEFSSASATPAAKIVGGVVANVASVMFKWAWSLKSTTKTAAVSSRSMIKFESGYVVETVFDGSKMGIEPYSVEVSSTGEVLILDSENSNVYRVSTPLSRYSRPKLVAGSPEGYSGHVDGRLREARMDHPKGIAMDDQGNIYVADTMNMAIRKISDAGVVTIAGGKSARGGGHLDGPSEDAQFSNDFDVVFVGSSCSLLVIDRGNQAIREIQLNDDDCSHQYDDNNLQLGVALLCAAVFFGYMLALLQRRIGALFSSNSDDQRAPVRGMQHAPYQRNMKSVRPPIIPPEDEYEKQDENLFISLGRLVMNTGSTVVEIFGGMFSGFRKNPYPHHVQQHYHYNHKQSSTWPMQESYVIRDEDEAPPLDTRDPTPRKTYPIMNKDPEKPRHIRQSQSHYVGWNGNAAHGHGNFQQQQFLPQVYQHHDKHQSSSPQTYYEESCETKEIVFGAVQEQDGRRETVVIKAVDYGDPAYNSHNVRSRYNYSTRYSF; encoded by the exons ATGAAAAGGAATTGGGTAGTCTTATTTCTTGTTGTCTTTCTTCTATTGATTGAATTTTCATCAGCCTCAGCAACCCCTGCTGCAA AGATTGTTGGTGGGGTTGTTGCTAATGTTGCATCTGTGATGTTTAAGTGGGCGTGGTCACTAAAATCGACGACAAAAACAG CAGCTGTTTCTAGCCGTTCAATGATTAAGTTTGAGAGTGGATACGTTGTTGAAACTGTGTTTGATGGAAGCAAGATGGGAATTGAACCTTATTCAGTGGAGGTTTCTTCAACTGGAGAAGTTCTCATTTTGGATTCTGAGAATAGTAATGTTTACAGAGTTTCAACACCATTGTCTCGAT ATAGCCGTCCAAAATTGGTTGCTGGATCTCCTGAAGGGTACTCGGGGCATGTGGATGGGAGGCTACGAGAAGCAAGGATGGACCATCCCAAAGGAATTGCCATGGATGATCAAGGAAATATATACGTTGCGGATACCATGAATATGGCAATCAGAAAAATCAGTGATGCTG GAGTTGTAACTATTGCTGGAGGAAAGTCAGCCCGAGGTGGAGGTCATCTTGATGGGCCAAGTGAAGATGCACAATTTTCTAACGATTTTGATGTGGTTTTCGTTGGTAGCAGCTGCTCGCTATTAGTAATAGACAGAGGAAACCAGGCAATTAGAGAGATACAGCTCAATGATGATGACTGTTCACACCAGTATGACGACAACAATCTCCAACTCG GTGTAGCACTGCTTTGTGCTGCCGTATTTTTCGGTTACATGCTGGCCTTGTTACAACGTAGAATTGGAGCCCTTTTTTCATCGAACAGT GACGATCAGCGGGCTCCTGTCAGAGGCATGCAACATGCACCATATCAGAGAAATATGAAGTCAGTGAGGCCTCCCATAATTCCGCCAGAAGATGAATACGAGAAACAGGATGAAAACCTGTTTATATCACTAGGAAGGCTTGTTATGAACACTGGTTCGACTGTAGTTGAAATATTTGGAGGAATGTTCTCAGGTTTCAGAAAGAACCCTTACCCCCATCATGTACAGCAGCACTACCATTACAATCACAAACAGTCGAGTACATGGCCAATGCAAGAAAGCTATGTAATTCGAGATGAAGACGAGGCCCCGCCCCTTGATACCAGAGACCCTACACCCCGAAAAACCTATCCAATCATGAACAAAGACCCGGAGAAACCACGACATATCAGACAAAGTCAATCACATTATGTAGGATGGAATGGCAATGCTGCACATGGGCATGGCAATTTTCAGCAACAACAGTTTCTTCCACAAGTGTATCAGCATCACGACAAGCACCAGTCATCAAGTCCTCAGACATACTACGAGGAAAGCTGTGAAACGAAAGAGATTGTGTTTGGAGCAGTTCAAGAACAGGATGGACGACGTGAAACAGTGGTGATAAAAGCAGTTGATTATGGTGATCCTGCTTATAATAGTCACAACGTTCGATCCAGGTACAACTACAGCACGCGTTACTCATTCTGA
- the LOC125846914 gene encoding cyclic nucleotide-gated ion channel 18 isoform X2, producing the protein MLASHVAGASWYVASIGRQFSCWAIECNKERDAVPPCILEFLDCSNVDEDSYIRDYWRNSTKVLDKCDAVNDEDSGFKFGIFADAFTNEVASSSFMAKYLYCLWWGLRNLSSYGQNLNTSTYIGETLFSIFISIIGLVLFAQLIGNMQTYLQSMTVKIEEWRIRKRDIEEWMRHRQLPEDLQERVRRFDQCKWLATRGVNEEEILESLPLDLRRQIQRHLCLNLVRRVPFFEQMDDQLLDAICERLVSTLSIMGTYVVLEDDPVNEMLFIIRGQLESSTTNGGRSGFFNSITLGPNDFCGEELLTWALLPNSTQLPASTRTVRTLTEVEAFALRAEDLKFFAVQFKRLHSMKLQHAFRYYSHQWRTWGACFIQAAWRRYRKKKMEYELALQESYYYNQDPNDEGNYNEQSFDDVGPEQPLVDSGSRGSQQLGATILAKRFATNTRRGIEQKMADSSSSLKMPKLFKPDEPDFSAE; encoded by the exons ATGTTAGCGAGTCAT GTGGCAGGAGCTTCCTGGTACGTGGCATCTATAGGAAGGCAATTCTCTTGCTGGGCAATTGAATGTAATAAGGAGCGTGATGCAGTTCCACCCTGCATTCTTGAATTTTTAGACTGTAGCAATGTTGATGAGGATAGTTATATACGCGATTACTGGCGAAACAGCACAAAAGTGCTTGACAAATGTGATGCTGTAAATGATGAAGATTCTGGTTTTAAGTTTGGAATTTTCGCTGATGCCTTCACTAATGAAGTGgcttcatcatcattcatggcGAAATATTTATACTGTCTTTGGTGGGGTCTAAGAAATTTGAG TTCATATGGGCAGAATTTGAATACTAGCACATATATTGGTGAAACCTTATTCAGCATTTTCATAAGTATCATCGGTTTAGTTCTCTTTGCACAGTTAATTGGAAACATGCAG ACTTATCTGCAATCTATGACCGTAAAAATTGAGGAATGGAGAATTAGAAAAAGAGATATAGAAGAATGGATGAGGCACCGACAGTTGCCTGAAGACTTGCAAGAACGTGTTCGCCGTTTTGATCAATGTAAATGGCTTGCaacaagaggagttaatgaagAAGAGATCTTGGAATCTTTGCCTTTGGATCTTCGTCGTCAAATCCAAAGACACCTATGCCTTAATCTTGTTCGACGA GTTCCATTTTTTGAGCAAATGGATGACCAGCTGCTTGATGCAATATGTGAACGCCTAGTGTCGACCCTGAGCATAATGGGCACCTATGTTGTTCTAGAAGATGATCCAGTGAACGAGATGCTCTTTATCATCAGGGGACAACTAGAGAGCTCCACAACAAATGGGGGAAGATCTGGTTTCTTCAATTCTATCACCCTTGGACCTAATGACTTCTGTGGTGAAGAATTGCTGACTTGGGCTTTACTGCCTAACTCAACGCAGTTGCCAGCTTCAACTCGAACTGTGAGAACACTTACTGAAGTTGAAGCATTTGCACTTCGAGCTGAAGACCTGAAATTTTTTGCAGTTCAATTTAAACGTCTTCACAGCATGAAGCTACAGCATGCATTTAGGTACTATTCTCATCAGTGGAGAACATGGGGTGCTTGTTTTATACAGGCTGCATGGAGAAGGTATAGGAAGAAAAAGATGGAATACGAGTTGGCTCTACAAGAGAGCTATTATTATAATCAAGATCCTAATGATGAGGGTAACTACAATGAGCAAAGTTTTGATGACGTTGGTCCTGAGCAACCGTTAGTAGACAGTGGTTCTCGTGGTTCCCAACAACTTGGAGCTACAATTTTGGCCAAACGATTTGCTACTAATACGAGAAGAGGAATAGAACAGAAGATGGCTGATTCTTCTTCTAGCTTAAAAATGCCCAAGTTGTTTAAGCCAGATGAGCCTGATTTTTCTGCAGAATGA
- the LOC125848882 gene encoding RING-H2 finger protein ATL46: protein MICSFGEVESQRWVSRHTHLKSSWIQHRKDGVFTYPPPLFPPSPPSFGGSSSFHKEPNSSSSSPSGNKISPAVLFIIVILAVLFFISGLLHLLVRFLIKHPSSSASSQSNGYPEVSSSDALQRQLQQLFHLHDSGLDQAFIDALPVFLYKEVVGPKEPFDCAVCLCEFSDKDKLRLLPTCSHAFHINCIDTWLLSNSTCPLCRATLFNPGFPIENPIFDYVEPRDDDGYHGNGDHEYPTSQKTMELEEVAVAKATFPVRLGKFQRLNEGGEGEGEEVEGVGESSSSNLDARRCFSMGSYQYVVGDANLKVALDNERKTNNMNQANLSEHSPNPSIDEENEGKKIGIGTKTDSYSVSKIWLWSKRGKFASSSDCQMEDQPPSGMDLPWLRRTEGM, encoded by the coding sequence ATGATTTGTTCATTTGGTGAAGTTGAGTCACAAAGATGGGTTTCTAGGCATACCCATTTGAAAAGTTCTTGGATTCAACATAGAAAAGATGGCGTCTTTACATATCCTCCTCCTCTGTTTCCCCCATCTCCTCCTTCATTTGGTGGAAGTTCTAGTTTTCATAAGGAACCAAACTCATCTTCTTCATCCCCATCTGGAAACAAGATTAGTCCAGCTGTTCTTTTCATTATAGTTATATTAGCTGTCCTGTTTTTCATATCTGGTCTGCTCCATTTGCTAGTTAGGTTTCTTATCAAACACCCTTCTTCTTCAGCATCATCTCAGTCTAATGGATATCCTGAAGTTTCTAGTTCAGATGCTTTGCAAAGACAGTTACAACAGTTATTCCATTTACATGATTCTGGTTTGGATCAAGCATTTATTGATGCATTGCCTGTCTTTTTGTACAAAGAGGTTGTTGGTCCTAAAGAGCCCTTTGATTGTGCTGTTTGCTTGTGTGAATTCTCTGATAAGGACAAATTGAGATTGCTCCCTACTTGTAGCCATGCTTTCCATATCAACTGCATTGATACTTGGCTCCTCTCGAACTCAACGTGCCCTCTTTGTCGAGCAACTCTTTTCAATCCCGGGTTTCCCATTGAAAATCCAATTTTCGATTACGTTGAGCCAAGAGATGATGATGGTTATCATGGTAATGGGGATCATGAGTACCCCACTTCTCAAAAGACTATGGAACTAGAGGAAGTTGCGGTTGCTAAAGCAACATTTCCCGTGAGACTTGGTAAGTTTCAAAGATTGAATGAAGGgggagagggagagggagaggAAGTAGAAGGAGTAGGAGAGAGCAGTAGTAGTAATTTGGACGCAAGAAGGTGCTTTTCAATGGGTTCATATCAGTATGTGGTTGGTGATGCTAATCTTAAGGTAGCCTTGGACAATGAGCGAAAGACGAATAATATGAATCAAGCCAATTTGTCAGAGCACAGTCCTAATCCGTCAATTGATGAAGAGAATGAGGGGAAAAAGATAGGTATCGGCACAAAAACAGATAGTTATTCTGTTTCCAAAATATGGCTTTGGTCGAAAAGAGGCAAATTTGCAAGTTCTTCAGATTGCCAAATGGAAGATCAGCCTCCTTCTGGTATGGACTTACCATGGCTTAGAAGAACAGAAGGCATGTAG
- the LOC125849030 gene encoding uncharacterized protein LOC125849030 isoform X2, whose product MKRNWVVLFLVVFLLLIEFSSASATPAAKIVGGVVANVASVMFKWAWSLKSTTKTAVSSRSMIKFESGYVVETVFDGSKMGIEPYSVEVSSTGEVLILDSENSNVYRVSTPLSRYSRPKLVAGSPEGYSGHVDGRLREARMDHPKGIAMDDQGNIYVADTMNMAIRKISDAGVVTIAGGKSARGGGHLDGPSEDAQFSNDFDVVFVGSSCSLLVIDRGNQAIREIQLNDDDCSHQYDDNNLQLGVALLCAAVFFGYMLALLQRRIGALFSSNSDDQRAPVRGMQHAPYQRNMKSVRPPIIPPEDEYEKQDENLFISLGRLVMNTGSTVVEIFGGMFSGFRKNPYPHHVQQHYHYNHKQSSTWPMQESYVIRDEDEAPPLDTRDPTPRKTYPIMNKDPEKPRHIRQSQSHYVGWNGNAAHGHGNFQQQQFLPQVYQHHDKHQSSSPQTYYEESCETKEIVFGAVQEQDGRRETVVIKAVDYGDPAYNSHNVRSRYNYSTRYSF is encoded by the exons ATGAAAAGGAATTGGGTAGTCTTATTTCTTGTTGTCTTTCTTCTATTGATTGAATTTTCATCAGCCTCAGCAACCCCTGCTGCAA AGATTGTTGGTGGGGTTGTTGCTAATGTTGCATCTGTGATGTTTAAGTGGGCGTGGTCACTAAAATCGACGACAAAAACAG CTGTTTCTAGCCGTTCAATGATTAAGTTTGAGAGTGGATACGTTGTTGAAACTGTGTTTGATGGAAGCAAGATGGGAATTGAACCTTATTCAGTGGAGGTTTCTTCAACTGGAGAAGTTCTCATTTTGGATTCTGAGAATAGTAATGTTTACAGAGTTTCAACACCATTGTCTCGAT ATAGCCGTCCAAAATTGGTTGCTGGATCTCCTGAAGGGTACTCGGGGCATGTGGATGGGAGGCTACGAGAAGCAAGGATGGACCATCCCAAAGGAATTGCCATGGATGATCAAGGAAATATATACGTTGCGGATACCATGAATATGGCAATCAGAAAAATCAGTGATGCTG GAGTTGTAACTATTGCTGGAGGAAAGTCAGCCCGAGGTGGAGGTCATCTTGATGGGCCAAGTGAAGATGCACAATTTTCTAACGATTTTGATGTGGTTTTCGTTGGTAGCAGCTGCTCGCTATTAGTAATAGACAGAGGAAACCAGGCAATTAGAGAGATACAGCTCAATGATGATGACTGTTCACACCAGTATGACGACAACAATCTCCAACTCG GTGTAGCACTGCTTTGTGCTGCCGTATTTTTCGGTTACATGCTGGCCTTGTTACAACGTAGAATTGGAGCCCTTTTTTCATCGAACAGT GACGATCAGCGGGCTCCTGTCAGAGGCATGCAACATGCACCATATCAGAGAAATATGAAGTCAGTGAGGCCTCCCATAATTCCGCCAGAAGATGAATACGAGAAACAGGATGAAAACCTGTTTATATCACTAGGAAGGCTTGTTATGAACACTGGTTCGACTGTAGTTGAAATATTTGGAGGAATGTTCTCAGGTTTCAGAAAGAACCCTTACCCCCATCATGTACAGCAGCACTACCATTACAATCACAAACAGTCGAGTACATGGCCAATGCAAGAAAGCTATGTAATTCGAGATGAAGACGAGGCCCCGCCCCTTGATACCAGAGACCCTACACCCCGAAAAACCTATCCAATCATGAACAAAGACCCGGAGAAACCACGACATATCAGACAAAGTCAATCACATTATGTAGGATGGAATGGCAATGCTGCACATGGGCATGGCAATTTTCAGCAACAACAGTTTCTTCCACAAGTGTATCAGCATCACGACAAGCACCAGTCATCAAGTCCTCAGACATACTACGAGGAAAGCTGTGAAACGAAAGAGATTGTGTTTGGAGCAGTTCAAGAACAGGATGGACGACGTGAAACAGTGGTGATAAAAGCAGTTGATTATGGTGATCCTGCTTATAATAGTCACAACGTTCGATCCAGGTACAACTACAGCACGCGTTACTCATTCTGA
- the LOC125846914 gene encoding cyclic nucleotide-gated ion channel 18 isoform X1, translated as MTRIFEKPASHLRHFQQSLKNKSSSADVPWWRQILDPNSDIVNRWNYVFLLTCLISLFIDPLYFYVPFVSERACMSTDDEAAREITIYRSLTDIFYFLHIAMKFRTAFVAPSSRVFGRGELVMDPREIAIRYLKTDFIVDFTAALPLPQIVIRYVIPAAKRNGSGHSKSTLALIVLIQYVPRLFVIFPLNQQIIKTTGFIAKTAWAGAAYNLLLFMLASHVAGASWYVASIGRQFSCWAIECNKERDAVPPCILEFLDCSNVDEDSYIRDYWRNSTKVLDKCDAVNDEDSGFKFGIFADAFTNEVASSSFMAKYLYCLWWGLRNLSSYGQNLNTSTYIGETLFSIFISIIGLVLFAQLIGNMQTYLQSMTVKIEEWRIRKRDIEEWMRHRQLPEDLQERVRRFDQCKWLATRGVNEEEILESLPLDLRRQIQRHLCLNLVRRVPFFEQMDDQLLDAICERLVSTLSIMGTYVVLEDDPVNEMLFIIRGQLESSTTNGGRSGFFNSITLGPNDFCGEELLTWALLPNSTQLPASTRTVRTLTEVEAFALRAEDLKFFAVQFKRLHSMKLQHAFRYYSHQWRTWGACFIQAAWRRYRKKKMEYELALQESYYYNQDPNDEGNYNEQSFDDVGPEQPLVDSGSRGSQQLGATILAKRFATNTRRGIEQKMADSSSSLKMPKLFKPDEPDFSAE; from the exons ATGACTAGAATATTTGAAAAGCCGGCGTCTCACCTTCGTCATTTTCAGCAATCGTTGAAGAACAAATCATCTTCGGCTGATGTGCCATGGTGGCGCCAAATTCTCGATCCAAACAGCGATATTGTCAATCGCTGGAACTATGTCTTCCTCCTTACCTGTCTCATCTCTCTTTTCATCGATCCACTCTACTTCTACGTACCTTTCGTCAGCGAAAGAGCTTGTATGTCCACTGATGACGAAGCCGCCCGTGAAATTACCATCTATCGTTCTCTCACCGACATCTTTTACTTCCTCCACATTGCCATGAAGTTCCGCACCGCTTTTGTTGCTCCTAGCTCTAGGGTTTTCGGCCGGGGTGAGCTTGTTATGGACCCGCGTGAAATTGCTATACGATATCTCAAGACTGATTTCATCGTTGATTTTACAGCTGCTCTTCCCCTGCCTCAA ATTGTCATTCGGTATGTAATCCCAGCAGCAAAAAGAAATGGTTCTGGTCATTCCAAAAGTACACTTGCACTTATCGTTCTCATACAATATGTGCCAAGGTTATTCGTTATTTTCCCATTAAATCAGCAGATTATCAAAACTACAGGTTTTATTGCTAAAACAGCCTGGGCAGGAGCAGCTTATAATCTCCTTCTGTTCATGTTAGCGAGTCAT GTGGCAGGAGCTTCCTGGTACGTGGCATCTATAGGAAGGCAATTCTCTTGCTGGGCAATTGAATGTAATAAGGAGCGTGATGCAGTTCCACCCTGCATTCTTGAATTTTTAGACTGTAGCAATGTTGATGAGGATAGTTATATACGCGATTACTGGCGAAACAGCACAAAAGTGCTTGACAAATGTGATGCTGTAAATGATGAAGATTCTGGTTTTAAGTTTGGAATTTTCGCTGATGCCTTCACTAATGAAGTGgcttcatcatcattcatggcGAAATATTTATACTGTCTTTGGTGGGGTCTAAGAAATTTGAG TTCATATGGGCAGAATTTGAATACTAGCACATATATTGGTGAAACCTTATTCAGCATTTTCATAAGTATCATCGGTTTAGTTCTCTTTGCACAGTTAATTGGAAACATGCAG ACTTATCTGCAATCTATGACCGTAAAAATTGAGGAATGGAGAATTAGAAAAAGAGATATAGAAGAATGGATGAGGCACCGACAGTTGCCTGAAGACTTGCAAGAACGTGTTCGCCGTTTTGATCAATGTAAATGGCTTGCaacaagaggagttaatgaagAAGAGATCTTGGAATCTTTGCCTTTGGATCTTCGTCGTCAAATCCAAAGACACCTATGCCTTAATCTTGTTCGACGA GTTCCATTTTTTGAGCAAATGGATGACCAGCTGCTTGATGCAATATGTGAACGCCTAGTGTCGACCCTGAGCATAATGGGCACCTATGTTGTTCTAGAAGATGATCCAGTGAACGAGATGCTCTTTATCATCAGGGGACAACTAGAGAGCTCCACAACAAATGGGGGAAGATCTGGTTTCTTCAATTCTATCACCCTTGGACCTAATGACTTCTGTGGTGAAGAATTGCTGACTTGGGCTTTACTGCCTAACTCAACGCAGTTGCCAGCTTCAACTCGAACTGTGAGAACACTTACTGAAGTTGAAGCATTTGCACTTCGAGCTGAAGACCTGAAATTTTTTGCAGTTCAATTTAAACGTCTTCACAGCATGAAGCTACAGCATGCATTTAGGTACTATTCTCATCAGTGGAGAACATGGGGTGCTTGTTTTATACAGGCTGCATGGAGAAGGTATAGGAAGAAAAAGATGGAATACGAGTTGGCTCTACAAGAGAGCTATTATTATAATCAAGATCCTAATGATGAGGGTAACTACAATGAGCAAAGTTTTGATGACGTTGGTCCTGAGCAACCGTTAGTAGACAGTGGTTCTCGTGGTTCCCAACAACTTGGAGCTACAATTTTGGCCAAACGATTTGCTACTAATACGAGAAGAGGAATAGAACAGAAGATGGCTGATTCTTCTTCTAGCTTAAAAATGCCCAAGTTGTTTAAGCCAGATGAGCCTGATTTTTCTGCAGAATGA
- the LOC125846870 gene encoding potassium transporter 8-like → MDIESWGRQNPIKKESWRTVIALAYQSLGVVYGDLSTSPLYVYKSTFAEDIQHSESNDEIFGVLSFVFWTLTLIPLLKYVFIVLRADDNGEGGTFALYSLLCRYTRVSTLPNGQLADEDLYEYKNDRNLSADRIGMSLKSTLEKHRFLKKILLILALIGTCMVIGDGVLTPAISVFSAVSGLELSMAKHHHQYVEVPVACVILVFLFFLQHYGTHRLGFLFAPIVITWLLCISAIGVYNIIHWNPHVYQALSPYYMYKFLKKTQRGGWMSLGGILLCITGSEAMFADLGHFSQLSIKIAFTFVVYPSLILAYMGQAAYLSKHHVIASDYHIGFYVSVPEKLRYPVLAIAILAAVVGSQAIITGTFSIIKQCSALGCFPRVKIVHTSSKIHGQIYIPEVNWTLMVLCLAVTIGFRDTKHISNASGLAVITVMLVTTCFMSLVIVLCWHKNVLFAICFIFFFGSIEALYFSASLIKFLEGAWVPIVLSFIFLAVMYSWHYGTLKKYEFDVENKIPINWLLTLSPNLGITRVRGIGLIHTELVTGIPAIFSHFITNLPAFHQVLVFLCIKSVPVPHVRPEERFLVGRIGPKEHRVYRCIARYGYRDIHMDDVEFEKDLVCSIGEFIRSEGRGQSFEAVEDIDANERLTVIGTTSTHIDGIRICEENGELTHVDTEMIEISSPEVPRKRVRFLVPESPQMDLSVREELQELMEAREAGMAFILGHCYVRAKRGSSLIKKLVINIGYDFLRRNCRGPTYALSFPQASTLEVGMIYHV, encoded by the exons ATGGATATTGAAAGTTGGGGCCGTCAAAATCCCATAAAG AAAGAATCATGGAGGACAGTTATAGCTTTAGCGTATCAGAGTTTAGGTGTGGTTTATGGAGATTTGAGTACTTCACCTCTATATGTATACAAGAGCACTTTTGCAGAGGATATTCAACATTCTGAGTCTAATGATGAGATATTTGGAGTTTTATCATTTGTGTTTTGGACATTAACTCTTATTCCATTGTTAAAATATGTGTTCATTGTGTTGAGAGCTGATGACAATGGTGAAGGTGGGACCTTTGCCTTGTATTCCCTGTTGTGTCGATATACTCGTGTTAGCACTTTGCCTAATGGCCAATTGGCTGATGAGGATCTGTATGAGTACAagaatgatagaaatttatcAGCTGATAGGATTGGGATGAGCTTGAAATCAACTCTGGAGAAACAcagatttttgaagaaaattttgCTCATTTTAGCATTGATTGGTACTTGTATGGTTATCGGTGATGGAGTCCTTACGCCTGCAATCTCAG TGTTTTCTGCTGTCTCTGGACTAGAACTTTCAATGGCAAAGCATCATCACCAAT ATGTAGAAGTTCCAGTTGCTTGTGTCATACTTGTGTTCTTATTTTTTCTCCAACATTATGGGACACATCGACTAGGATTTCTATTTGCACCGATTGTGATTACATGGCTTTTGTGCATTAGTGCAATTGGGGTGTACAACATCATCCACTGGAACCCCCATGTTTACCAAGCATTGTCTCCATACTACATGTACAAATTCTTGAAGAAGACCCAAAGAGGAGGATGGATGTCACTGGGTGGGATTTTATTATGCATAACAG GTTCAGAGGCTATGTTTGCTGATCTTGGACACTTCTCACAGCTGTCTATTAAG ATAgcttttaccttcgttgtttACCCATCACTAATTCTTGCTTATATGGGACAAGCTGCGTATCTTTCCAAGCATCACGTTATCGCAAGTGATTACCACATTGGGTTCTATGTATCAGTACCTG AAAAATTACGCTATCCTGTTCTGGCTATTGCAATACTTGCTGCAGTGGTTGGGAGCCAGGCCATCATCACTGGGACATTTTCCATAATCAAGCAATGTTCTGCTTTGGGTTGCTTCCCAAGGGTCAAAATAGTACATACATCATCCAAAATCCATGGCCAGATTTACATTCCAGAGGTAAACTGGACGTTGATGGTGCTGTGCTTGGCAGTTACTATTGGCTTCCGTGACACAAAACACATAAGCAATGCATCAG GTTTGGCAGTTATAACTGTTATGCTGGTCACTACCTGCTTCATGTCTCTAGTCATTGTCCTCTGCTGGCACAAAAATGTGTTGTTCGCCATATGCTTTATATTCTTCTTTGGTTCCATTGAAGCCCTCTACTTTTCAGCTTCCCTAATCAAGTTCCTCGAAGGGGCCTGGGTACCGATTGTTCTCTCTTTTATATTTCTAGCTGTCATGTATAGTTGGCATTACGGAACCCTGAAGAAGTacgagtttgatgttgaaaacaAAATTCCCATCAACTGGCTGCTCACCTTGAGTCCCAACCTGGGTATTACACGGGTCCGTGGCATTGGCCTCATTCACACCGAGCTTGTTACAGGAATTCCAGCTATTTTCTCCCATTTCATTACCAACCTCCCTGCTTTCCACCAGGTCCTTGTTTTCCTTTGCATCAAGTCTGTCCCAGTACCTCACGTGAGACCTGAAGAAAGGTTCCTTGTTGGAAGAATCGGACCCAAAGAGCACCGTGTCTACAGATGCATAGCACGATATGGTTATCGAGACATTCACATGGATGACGTAGAGTTTGAAAAGGATCTAGTTTGTAGCATAGGTGAATTCATCCGCTCAGAGGGACGAGGACAGAGTTTTGAAGCTGTAGAAGATATAGACGCCAATGAAAGGCTGACGGTTATTGGGACAACTTCAACACACATTGATGGGATAAGAATATGCGAGGAGAATGGAGAGTTGACTCATGTAGATACAGAAATGATAGAAATCAGCTCGCCAGAAGTACCACGAAAAAGAGTAAGATTTCTGGTGCCAGAGAGTCCACAAATGGATTTAAGCGTTCGCGAAGAGTTGCAAGAACTCATGGAAGCTAGGGAAGCAGGAATGGCATTTATACTTGGTCATTGTTATGTTAGAGCTAAAAGGGGTtcaagtttgataaaaaaactGGTGATTAACATAGGATATGACTTTTTAAGAAGAAATTGTCGTGGACCAACATATGCATTGAGCTTCCCTCAAGCTTCAACTTTGGAGGTTGGAATGATCTACCATGTATAA
- the LOC125848159 gene encoding uncharacterized protein LOC125848159, whose product MAGQTNPELSPKDSGVNEELQELEFTKRGCCCFWFPSFTCGRSVWERVSTSDQKEEPHWWDKGLIAVMKVREWSELVAGPKWKTFIRRFNKNRSKTNKFNYDPLSYSLNFDDGPGVNDQSEDDRLFRDFSSRFASIQVSAKSSMDLGKDPPSLL is encoded by the coding sequence ATGGCGGGTCAAACAAACCCGGAATTATCCCCAAAAGACTCAGGCGTGAATGAAGAATTGCAGGAGCTTGAATTCACGAAAAGGGGTTGTTGTTGTTTCTGGTTTCCATCTTTCACATGTGGCAGAAGCGTATGGGAACGGGTGTCTACCAGCGATCAAAAGGAAGAACCCCATTGGTGGGATAAGGGTTTGATCGCCGTTATGAAAGTCAGGGAGTGGTCGGAACTTGTGGCAGGTCCAAAATGGAAGACATTCATTCGACGATTCAATAAAAATCGTTCCAAAACAAATAAATTCAATTACGACCCGTTGAGTTACTCCTTGAATTTCGACGATGGACCAGGGGTAAACGATCAATCGGAAGATGATCGTTTATTCCGTGATTTCTCGTCGAGATTTGCTTCAATTCAGGTTTCTGCTAAGTCTTCAATGGATTTGGGCAAAGACCCACCATCCTTGTTGTGA